From the Montipora capricornis isolate CH-2021 chromosome 2, ASM3666992v2, whole genome shotgun sequence genome, one window contains:
- the LOC138031701 gene encoding uncharacterized protein, with protein MNLSRRKRAAACLLVINLLEEDEFGERWWKRGRTREWIKRRDERGMLKLVEELRVEDTAAYKEMLRMNCETFEQILTAIGPEITKHQVVGGHRVISPAARLILTLRFLATGETFRSLHFQFRMGKSTISYIVREVCRAIYSVLGARYMSTPTSCPEWLQIAEDFERMWQFPNCIGAIDGKHVVICPPSGSGSFYYNYKGTHSVVLMAVAGPNYECLYADVGTNGRVSDGGIWNKTLLLKKLEECSIGVPEDKPLPFGKEPVPHVLVGDDAFALRPFVMKPYPQRNLSLEERVYNYRHSRARRLSENLFGIMANRWRVFLTPIQLAPTFVEDLTLAALTLHNFLRSSKVSKQIYSPKGLADEEDISTGEVVPGSWRASELQMNPLPVPNSGHNASRLAKGVRDVFKEYFCNEGSVPWQWDRC; from the exons ATGAATTTATCGCGACGAAAGAGGGCGGCAGCTTGTTTACTCGTAATTAATTTGTTGGAAGAAGATGAATTTGGAGAGCGTTGGTGGAAGAGAGGAAGGACAAGGGAGTGGATAAAAAGGAGAGACGAAAGGGGGATGTTAAAATTGGTGGAAGAGTTGCGAGTGGAGGACACCGCTGCTTACAAGGAAATGTTGCGCATGAACTGTGAAACATTTGAACAAATTTTAACCGCTATCGGGCCTGAGATTACCAAACACCAAGTTGTAGGTGGCCACAGAGTTATTTCACCTGCCGCAAGACTAATTCTCACACTCCGGTTCCTTGCTACAGGGGAAACATTTCGCTCTTTGCATTTTCAATTTCGCATGGGCAAATCGACCATCTCTTACATTGTTCGTGAGGTATGTCGAGCAATTTATTCAGTTCTCGGAGCCCGATACATGTCAACCCCGACAAGTTGTCCCGAGTGGTTGCAAATTGCGGAAGATTTCGAGCGCATGTGGCAGTTTCCGAACTGTATCGGAGCAATCGATGGGAAACATGTCGTAATTTGCCCTCCAAGTGGAAGTGGATCATTCTACTATAACTATAAGGGAACCCATTCTGTTGTGCTAATGGCTGTCGCTGGGCCAAATTACGAATGTTTGTATGCCGATGTTGGGACAAATGGGCGAGTTTCGGACGGaggaatctggaacaaaacacTGTTGTTGAAGAAGTTGGAGGAGTGTAGCATCGGAGTGCCTGAAGACAAACCCCTTCCCTTTGGTAAAGAACCGGTGCCTCACGTCCTTGTGGGCGATGACGCTTTCGCTTTACGGCCGTTTGTTATGAAGCCATACCCACAAAGAAATCTCAGTCTCGAAGAGCGGGTTTACAATTATAG ACACAGCAGAGCAAGGCGTCTATCAGAGAACCTGTTTGGCATCATGGCCAATAGATGGAGGGTGTTTCTTACACCAATACAGCTCGCTCCTACCTTTGTGGAAGACCTAACTTTGGCAGCTTTGACCCTGCACAATTTCTTGAGATCTAGCAAAGTGTCAAAGCAGATATACTCACCAAAGGGTCTTGCCGATGAGGAGGACATCTCAACTGGTGAGGTGGTCCCTGGGTCCTGGCGGGCATCAGAGCTCCAGATGAACCCCTTACCAGTTCCTAATTCTGGGCACAATGCTAGCAGGTTGGCTAAGGGTGTGCGAGACGTATTCAAGGAATACTTCTGCAATGAAGGAAGTGTGCCCTGGCAATGGGACAGATGTTAA